CCAATCAGCTATTAGGAAGAGGCATTCCCAATGGGGAATCTTTTCTATTACTAACTtctactggaaaaagaaaaaagaaaactccccACTTAAGTGGTAGACAGCAACAAGGAGACATAGAAGTAAAACATTCTGGAAATCACAAACTGTGGGCGCTCAGTCAACTGTTATCAGTTAGGTCAAATGGATCCATGGTGCTGTCTAGTGAAcagcctttctcctctcttcatcTCCTTCTATAAAACTGGGTGTCACAGAGATTAGAAAACGTGAGCCACGTTTCCCGTGTGATCATTACTCACTCCTGCTTCTCCCTGGTAGCTTACAGTGGGGCCTAAAGAGGTAGCAGAGTGGGGATGTTGGATAACAAGCAGGCACAGGAGAGTAAGTTCTATAATGTGCTGCATCACAGCAGGGTGGCTGCAGCTCCGAGCCATCCGCCACACATTTTATGAACTAGAAAAGACCTGAAAGCTTCCCAGCATGAAGAAATGATAAACATTTCAGGCGAGGGAAATGCCAGTTAATCCCGTTTGATCCTTGCGTGTGTAtaacataaatatgtacaatttacTATGTGTCAGCTCAAAACACAGAAGTAGTTAAACCACATTAAAATTCTAATAatagcctggggctggagaaacgcTCAAtagttgagagcactggttgTTGTTTTAGAGGgtcagggtttgattcccaccacccacctggtggttcacaaccgTCTACAACTCTAGTTCAGagggtctggtgccctcttctggcctttggggGCACTGCCTAtgcatggtgcacagatacacatgcagacaaaacacccatacatataaaatttaaaaaaaaaaaaactttaaaaactcagGAAGAAAAATTCCAATAGTAAagagaatattattttcaaaacagaaatcCTTGTTTGTCTTTTGGACACTAATCTTTTCAGAACCTGCCCCGGCCAAGACCAATGTGGCTGTGTCTGAGCACACAGCAAAGGAATTCCTGGGTGGCCTGAAGCGTGCCAAGAGGCAGCTGTGGGACCGCACTCGGCCTGAGGTGCAGCAGTGGTACCAGCAGTTCCTGTACATGGGCTTTGATGAGGCGGTGGGTATACTTTCCTCCTGGGGTAGGGGCCAGGCCTGGACACTACAGGGTGGGCTGTGGGAGACAGAGGCCTGGCCTGGGAAGAGGACCTGGGAAGTTAAGCGTTGATTCTTAgtttagtctgttttctgttgctctaTCAAAATGTCTGAGGTGAAGAACTTTTAAGAGTTCATTTTCAGCTTGTGGTTCTGAAGGTCTAAGAATATGAAGTCACTGTATACTGGCTGTAGTGAGAATATCATGGCAAAGAGTGTCACAATAGCAGGAGCATGTGTTAAGAAACAGTCATATATAAACCAAGAAGGAAGCctgaattttctttattcatttgtctgtatccattcattcattcattcattcattcatttattgagacagggtctcatatagcctagcctttcctcaaactcactatgtagccaaggcagaccttgaactcccaaatgctgatgtttataggtgtgcatcAGGAAACCCACTGACTTTGCTTTATGATTGCCAACTTTTGAGAAAACTCACCCACTCTGAGAGGCCACAGCCTTCCAAAAGGTAAAGCCCTCATGACCTGATTACTTTGCACCAGGGCCTCATCTCTTAAAGCTCCCAGCTCTTCAGCAATGCCCCAATGGGGGCCAAGCTTCTAGCAATGAACCTTAGGAGTGCACAAACCATAGCCAAGTCACAGCAGTTTTTATTCTGAATGTCTGAGCCCACTCTACACTGCAGGCTAGCCAGCCATGGGGGAGAAGGAGTCCAGGCAATCTATGAGCCAGATAGCTGCATCTCAGATTCCTGATGAAGCTCCTTTTCCAGAAATGCCTCCAGCCCTTCTGTCCAGTTCCACCTGGACATCCTCCAAACAATTCACATAAACATGGTCATCTTTGCCCAGAAATGGCTGAAGCTACAAGATGGGTATACGGACTCCGGAAGATCATGAGAAGAGACTTAAAATGACTTTTACAGAGAGGTGGTTCTTGCAGATGGTTAGGGGAAATTTCCGCAGCTCGTGTGGGTGGGGCAGCACCAGTGGGCAACGTTGGTAAGTTAACAGAGGAGACTGTTCAAAGGCACATATTGTCATCTTGGCTACAGGAACAGGTAAGAAGGCAGCAGGTCAGGCACTCTAGCTAGACTCGCTGGAGACTGTCTGCAGAGTGACTGAGGCGTCCAGGGTAGACCGCTTAGCCTGCCTCCCAGGGAACATCAGCCACCAGCTAGCTGAACATGTTTTCCTAAACAGACACATTCTGTGCTGGGTAGGAAAGCTTCCTTTCTAACGTAGTACGGAATGAAGCATGTGGCTGCAGcatcctttccttcccattccCAGCTTCTGCATATATCTGTCAGTCCCTAAATGTCCCTTTGctacataaaaataagtcttcTTTTGCTGTGCAAGTAGCCACCTACTTAAGCCAAACTCGATGTCAGACGTGACTCAAAGTACTTAAAGAAAGGACTCTCTTTAACAATTTCCCCAACTCAAGGGACATTGCTATGTGTCAACTTCCTTAGGTCCATATTCTGCCTGGTGGAGTTACTAGGAAACTCACAGTGAAGGGTCCTTATGATAGTACAGTTACACATCCCCAGAAGTCCTGAGGGGGAGTACCCATGTTCTAGAGTCATTGGCAGCATCTTGTGTTTGGGACATTTAagtgcatatattttatttatttggtagatGAAAATAACATATAATCTTTTAGTGGTCTTATCTCTTTGATAACTACCATTAAAtagttaaaaattttaacatgGGTAAATTACTAAAATATAATGTATGGTAACAAAACCAATAAAAGGTGAGGATTGAAGAAGGCTGTAATGATTAAGCTTGCATAAAAAGATCacaagaagctgggtggtggtggcacacgcctgtaatcccagcacttgggaggcagagtcaggcggatttgtgagttcgaggccagcctggtctgcagagcaagatccaggaaaggcgcaaagctacacagagaaaccctatctcaaaaaaccaaaaagaaaaaaaaaatcacaagaaactaTATTCAAATGCCGTGAGTGGAGTGGTGGTCTTTGACACTGGAATGGCACTATCCCTCTTTATCTTGGCCCTTGAATGTTCAAATCTGAACCTGTCTTATTTTTATACtcataaaaaattcttaaagcagttttaaaataacacatttgAAGCCAAAACCTCAAGCCTTATTAAACAGGAAAACAGAGGCAGTAAGATTAATTTCCTCTGACCCCCAAAATGTAGCATTGAGAAAAGTCTAGGCTAAAGACACAGGGAGGTAAAAGTACCTGCTTCCTTGGGGAAGAGATTTTGGAGTGGCTCTGAAGATGAGGATCTTGGGCAGCAAACAGATGAGGAATCAGAATCAGCGGCCCAGGAGGGGCCTATCACTAACCCAAAGTGGGTGGCCATTGGTCTCCAGCGCCCCAGGGTATGGTCCAGCCTAGGGTTCCCAGCCTCACAAGGTCCTCAGCCTATGGTAAGTTGGAGTCACTACCAACTAAAATGTCTCCAGTAAAACTACCTTACCACCCTCCTAGCTCAGACCCATCATCAGGGGCCACCTGGGAGCCCCGACTCACTGCAGCACCCTGGAGGGGCTCATCCCACACAGCACTGGCCTGGGAAAAGATCCAAATCCAGAATCCACAGTGGTTCCTACTGAATGCACATTGCCTTCACATTATCCTgatacaaagattaaaaaaaaaatgcaagttggAATTGGTCCATATTTAGTGTTCCCTGGCCATCCTGCTAAAACGAAAATAGATTCCTGAGACCCAACCACTAGGAAAGTCAGCCCAGGAGGCTGGCATGGTGCCAGTGAATCTGTATTTTTCTCCCAGTCTCAGTGGTGTTCTGGTGCAGGgtgtcacagccacagccacagccagcaTGCTCCTATTTCCAATCTGTCTTTGCTATGTCCTCAATGTCACATCCTCACACTAGATCAACGCGTGCAAGATGTCATCGAAATTCATCTTGCACACTCACCATCACTGCAGGAATATTCTTCTCCCCTGTGAAAAGGCAATCCACAGCAAAGAGCAGTTGCTAGAAGAGGTCCTACTAATCGCTGgtccttctctttgtctttttatttttatgaacagtAGCTGTCTCCTTTCATAATTATCTCCAATAGACTCCAGATTTCTTTGAAGCCCAGACTCCTTATCTTGCTTTGGGTATCCTCTGGTGCCTGCCCAAGGCCTGACACCCATTTCCCATTTCACAGTCTTACACAGTGAACATTTGTGCCCATGCACATGCAAACCAGGAACACAATTGTGCACACCCCCTGAGGTGTCCCAGATGCTATGCCCCAGAGCTTAAGGTGCCAATAGTTGATTTGATTCATATGATGGGCCAGGCACAGGAATAGGCCAGGAGGATAAGGCATCTGCCATAATAATGTGGACGATGCCTCAAGGTCAGCCaagttcttaccacatttgacaGACACGTGTTTTATTTaccttataaagagaaaaaagctcAGGCGTATGGTGGATAAAGAATTGGCATGGTAGAGATTATCACAAGTACAGGCATAGATTCCTTTGGGGAGGTAGCTCACCTGGTATCCTAAGGTTGAATTGACCTGTGAACAAAATATTATCACAAGCAGCTGTCATAACACTGGTTGTCAATCACTGAAGAAAAGCCACTTAGAGAAAAGTTATGTTTTCCATGTGTTTTTAGGGGAGTGTGTGTCTTTAAATCCATCCTTCatcattctcttctcttccagaAATTTGAAGATGATGTCAACTATTGGCTAAACAGAAATCGAAATGGACATGACTACTATGGTGACTACTATCACCGTCATTACGATGAAGATGCAGCCATTGGTCCCCGCAGCCCGGAAAGCTTTAGGCATGGAGCCAGCGTCAACT
The sequence above is drawn from the Onychomys torridus chromosome 18, mOncTor1.1, whole genome shotgun sequence genome and encodes:
- the Ecrg4 gene encoding augurin, producing MATSSARPSVLALAGLALLILLCLGPGGISGNKLKRMLQKREEPAPAKTNVAVSEHTAKEFLGGLKRAKRQLWDRTRPEVQQWYQQFLYMGFDEAKFEDDVNYWLNRNRNGHDYYGDYYHRHYDEDAAIGPRSPESFRHGASVNYDDY